One window of Candidatus Nitrospira kreftii genomic DNA carries:
- a CDS encoding Ferredoxin yields the protein MPRVTFLHSNGRSGEVDENISLLDAAKEVGFRLNHDCGGNASCTTCRVEVQVGHEHLSEIDFDEQDLLDREALTEPHHRLACQARVLGDVVVRVPEAKWESQKTTATEAWG from the coding sequence ATGCCACGAGTGACCTTCCTCCATTCAAACGGGCGAAGCGGAGAAGTAGACGAGAACATTTCGCTCCTTGATGCGGCAAAGGAAGTGGGTTTTCGGTTGAACCACGACTGTGGAGGCAATGCCTCCTGCACCACCTGCCGCGTTGAGGTCCAAGTAGGGCACGAGCATCTTTCGGAGATCGATTTCGACGAGCAAGACTTGCTGGATCGGGAAGCGTTGACGGAGCCGCACCATCGACTGGCTTGTCAAGCACGCGTGCTGGGCGATGTCGTCGTGCGTGTCCCGGAAGCCAAATGGGAGAGCCAAAAAACAACGGCGACAGAAGCCTGGGGTTGA
- a CDS encoding 6-carboxy-5,6,7,8-tetrahydropterin synthase, whose amino-acid sequence MPQVHVTRRYRFCAAHRLHTDLLSPEENWAAFGKCNNPNGHGHNYVVLVTVESGAVMDGCDLDRLDHVVNEKVIERFDHFDLNSDPAFANLTTTGENLVKVIWDILEPILPSGGLQKIGVIETRDNYFEYAGVTSTRRGT is encoded by the coding sequence ATGCCACAGGTACATGTGACCAGGCGCTATCGCTTTTGCGCCGCTCATAGACTTCACACCGATCTGCTCTCGCCCGAAGAGAATTGGGCAGCGTTCGGAAAATGTAATAACCCGAACGGTCACGGGCATAACTATGTAGTGCTGGTCACAGTCGAGAGTGGAGCGGTGATGGATGGGTGCGACCTGGACCGGCTTGACCACGTAGTCAACGAGAAGGTCATCGAGCGTTTCGATCATTTCGACCTCAATAGTGATCCCGCCTTTGCCAACCTCACGACTACGGGGGAAAACCTCGTCAAAGTGATCTGGGATATCTTGGAGCCGATCCTGCCGTCCGGCGGTCTACAAAAGATCGGTGTGATTGAGACGAGAGACAATTATTTTGAGTATGCGGGCGTCACCTCAACACGAAGGGGAACGTAG
- a CDS encoding Alpha/beta hydrolase yields the protein MLGTVSRMEELMQATINGISIAYHDQGSGFPIVFLHAFPLSRMMWAPQEAALAQDFRIVTLDLRGHGESDAPLWQYTLEQAADDVRGLLDHLAIPHAVFVGLSMGGYILFAFYRRYAERVKGLVLADTRAQADTAEGKLARFELAQIAYKQGARAIADIMIPKLLSPATTQTRPELVQRVRAMIEGNEISGIAGDLMAMAARPDSLPLLDQVSCPTQVIVGELDLPTPPSDAKLMVERIPNARLTIIPGAAHLANLEQPELFNETVRSFVSTLVSHQRGYTNNC from the coding sequence ATGCTAGGAACAGTTTCCCGTATGGAGGAACTGATGCAGGCGACGATCAATGGGATCTCGATCGCGTACCACGATCAGGGGAGTGGGTTTCCGATCGTCTTTCTACACGCTTTTCCGCTCAGCCGAATGATGTGGGCTCCCCAAGAGGCTGCACTCGCCCAAGATTTTCGGATCGTCACACTTGATTTGCGTGGGCACGGTGAATCCGATGCGCCGCTCTGGCAGTATACTCTCGAACAAGCTGCCGACGATGTCCGCGGTCTGTTGGATCACTTAGCGATCCCTCACGCGGTCTTCGTCGGACTGTCCATGGGAGGGTACATCCTCTTTGCGTTCTATCGAAGGTACGCCGAGCGTGTCAAAGGATTGGTGTTGGCGGACACCAGAGCTCAGGCAGATACTGCCGAAGGAAAGCTGGCACGGTTTGAGCTGGCTCAGATCGCCTACAAGCAAGGTGCGAGGGCGATCGCCGACATCATGATTCCAAAGTTACTGAGTCCCGCAACGACTCAGACGAGGCCGGAGCTTGTTCAACGAGTGCGCGCGATGATCGAGGGAAATGAAATCAGCGGCATTGCGGGAGACTTGATGGCCATGGCTGCTCGGCCGGATTCACTACCGCTCCTCGATCAGGTTTCCTGTCCCACTCAGGTCATTGTTGGTGAGCTTGATCTTCCCACCCCGCCTTCCGATGCCAAACTTATGGTAGAGCGGATTCCCAATGCCCGTTTAACCATCATCCCTGGAGCCGCTCACCTTGCAAACCTGGAACAGCCTGAACTCTTTAATGAGACAGTCCGTTCTTTTGTCTCGACGTTAGTGAGTCACCAACGCGGCTACACGAACAATTGTTGA
- a CDS encoding Iron-sulfur cluster insertion protein ErpA 2, with amino-acid sequence MVTITSVAEQKIKELMAEEKDVVGLRVYVRGGGCHGYQYGMAFESKMAEDDTIIEKGNVKLIMDSQSAPLLQGAEVDYVDSVQGSGFSIKNPQAKTTCGCGSSFSA; translated from the coding sequence ATGGTTACAATTACGTCAGTGGCGGAACAGAAGATCAAGGAGTTGATGGCCGAGGAAAAAGATGTGGTCGGGTTGCGAGTGTACGTGCGCGGCGGCGGGTGCCACGGCTATCAGTACGGGATGGCGTTTGAATCAAAAATGGCCGAAGACGATACGATCATTGAAAAAGGCAATGTGAAACTCATTATGGATTCACAGAGCGCTCCCTTGTTGCAGGGCGCCGAAGTCGATTACGTGGACAGTGTGCAAGGTTCAGGCTTCTCGATCAAGAATCCTCAGGCTAAAACGACGTGCGGCTGCGGCAGCTCGTTTAGCGCGTAA
- a CDS encoding GTP cyclohydrolase 1 produces the protein MEDTNGSGKPADLPALQSLVTEMLLALGEKPGRNGLLKTPERVAKALAFMTQGYQRNIDQLLNGALFPIEYDEMVIVKDIDFFSMCEHHLLPFFGRVHVGYLPNKKVVGLSKIPRIVDTFARRLQVQERLTVQIAETLRSKLNAHGVGVVVEARHLCMMMRGVEKQNTVAVTSSMLGAFRSQSQTREEFLKLIRRGSIGDPE, from the coding sequence GTGGAAGACACCAACGGGAGTGGAAAGCCTGCGGACTTGCCAGCTCTTCAATCGCTGGTCACTGAAATGCTGCTCGCGCTTGGAGAGAAGCCGGGTCGTAACGGTTTGCTCAAGACGCCTGAGCGTGTAGCCAAGGCGTTGGCCTTTATGACTCAAGGCTATCAGCGCAATATCGATCAGTTGCTGAACGGAGCGCTCTTTCCGATCGAATACGACGAAATGGTCATCGTGAAAGACATCGATTTTTTCAGCATGTGCGAGCACCATCTGCTCCCGTTTTTTGGCAGAGTCCATGTCGGCTATTTGCCGAATAAGAAAGTCGTGGGTCTGAGCAAAATTCCTCGTATCGTGGATACCTTTGCCAGACGGCTTCAAGTTCAAGAACGTCTGACGGTTCAAATCGCCGAAACCCTACGCTCCAAGTTGAACGCGCATGGCGTCGGGGTGGTGGTCGAGGCGCGACATCTCTGCATGATGATGCGCGGAGTGGAGAAGCAAAACACCGTGGCCGTCACCAGCTCCATGTTGGGAGCGTTCCGTAGCCAATCACAGACGCGTGAGGAATTTCTCAAGTTGATTCGACGCGGTAGCATCGGCGATCCAGAGTGA